In Anaerolineales bacterium, one DNA window encodes the following:
- a CDS encoding glycoside hydrolase family 3 N-terminal domain-containing protein — translation MKILIILAGLFVLVYIVYYRREIQPEINTQHNLSLLGGEAPLLREDGIVFRDLNKNGKLDPYEDPRRPIEDRVEDLLTQMTLEEKAGIMFQTMIGMNNDGTLQEKGGIIPMPQSSDLIASRLMNHFNVLRTAEPRQMAEWYNRIQKLAEQTRLGIPITISSDPRHAFTQNPATSMMAGKFSQFPEQIGLAAARDVELVQQFADIARQEYLAVGIRLALHPMADLATDPRWGRANGTFGEDANLASEMIAAYIRGFQGEQLGAQSVACMTKHFPGAGPQKDGEDAHFPYGKEQVYPGNRFEYHLKPFEAAFKAGTAQIMPYYGMPVGLPFEKVGFGFNKDVIAGLLREKYGFDGVVCTDWMLINPVKVMGREIIPAKAWGVEHLSAAGRIQKAIEAGVDQFGGEACPKVIVELVRSGRVKEERLDQSVRRLLRDKFRLGLFDNPYVDPDIAEQTVGNPEFRKVGELAQRKSIVLLKNEEGILPLKGELKIYVENINPETASRYGRVVNNLANADIAILRLNAPYEKRKGLLESYFHAGDLDFQGREKEHILDVMSRVPTIVDIYLERPSVIPEIAEQSVALLANFGANDRAVLDVIFGKFVPQGKLPFELPASMEAVRRQKEDVPYDSENPLFPFGHGLTY, via the coding sequence ATGAAAATATTAATCATACTCGCCGGGCTTTTTGTTCTCGTCTATATTGTATATTACAGGCGGGAAATCCAACCAGAGATTAACACCCAACATAACCTATCCCTCCTGGGAGGAGAAGCTCCTCTCCTGCGAGAAGACGGGATCGTATTCCGGGATTTGAACAAGAACGGAAAGCTTGATCCCTACGAAGACCCGCGCCGTCCCATTGAAGATCGGGTGGAAGATCTTCTGACACAGATGACTCTGGAAGAAAAAGCGGGCATCATGTTCCAAACCATGATCGGCATGAATAATGACGGCACTTTGCAGGAGAAAGGCGGCATCATTCCCATGCCGCAGTCATCCGACCTGATCGCCAGTCGGCTCATGAATCACTTCAACGTGCTCCGAACTGCTGAGCCGCGCCAGATGGCAGAATGGTATAACCGTATTCAGAAGTTGGCGGAGCAAACCCGCTTAGGCATCCCCATCACGATTTCCTCCGATCCCCGCCATGCTTTCACTCAGAATCCGGCGACGAGCATGATGGCGGGCAAGTTCTCTCAATTCCCTGAGCAGATTGGACTTGCCGCTGCCCGCGATGTTGAATTGGTTCAACAATTCGCCGATATCGCCCGGCAGGAATACCTGGCAGTCGGTATTCGCCTGGCCCTGCACCCAATGGCAGACCTCGCAACGGACCCGCGCTGGGGTCGGGCAAACGGCACGTTTGGCGAAGATGCCAACCTTGCGTCCGAGATGATTGCCGCTTACATCCGCGGCTTTCAGGGCGAGCAATTGGGAGCGCAAAGCGTTGCCTGTATGACCAAGCACTTCCCGGGCGCGGGTCCGCAGAAGGATGGCGAGGATGCGCATTTCCCTTACGGCAAGGAACAGGTCTATCCGGGTAATCGATTTGAATACCACTTAAAACCGTTTGAAGCGGCCTTCAAGGCTGGCACAGCACAAATCATGCCCTACTATGGGATGCCGGTTGGTCTTCCGTTTGAGAAAGTTGGTTTCGGTTTTAACAAAGATGTTATTGCCGGCTTACTACGTGAGAAATATGGTTTCGATGGCGTGGTCTGCACCGATTGGATGCTCATCAACCCGGTCAAGGTGATGGGGCGCGAAATTATTCCTGCCAAAGCCTGGGGGGTGGAGCATCTCTCGGCGGCTGGGCGCATTCAAAAGGCGATTGAGGCGGGTGTGGATCAGTTCGGAGGAGAAGCGTGTCCCAAAGTCATTGTGGAACTGGTTCGCAGTGGCAGGGTCAAGGAGGAGCGCCTTGACCAATCCGTTCGCCGCCTGCTGCGAGATAAATTCCGCCTGGGATTATTCGACAACCCTTACGTTGATCCTGATATCGCTGAACAAACCGTTGGCAACCCCGAATTTCGCAAGGTAGGGGAACTCGCCCAGCGCAAGTCCATCGTCTTGTTGAAAAATGAGGAAGGAATTCTTCCGCTCAAGGGTGAGTTGAAGATTTATGTTGAGAATATTAATCCTGAAACCGCCAGCCGGTATGGACGGGTGGTCAATAATCTGGCTAATGCAGATATTGCCATCCTACGCCTGAATGCTCCGTATGAGAAACGCAAAGGTTTATTGGAAAGTTATTTCCATGCCGGGGATCTGGATTTCCAAGGTAGGGAGAAGGAACATATTTTAGACGTAATGAGCCGCGTCCCCACGATTGTTGATATTTATCTGGAACGTCCGTCGGTTATCCCTGAGATTGCAGAACAAAGTGTTGCCTTACTGGCGAACTTTGGCGCAAACGACAGGGCAGTGCTGGATGTAATTTTTGGCAAATTTGTGCCTCAA
- a CDS encoding NAD-dependent protein deacylase: MAEASLIQNATKLLAESRAAVAFTGAGISTPSGIPDFRSPKTGLWACLEAAGADETQAGTIQAFGRDPRTFYERMKPLFQDMITAEPNAAHYALAELEARGIIQAVITQNADMLHQRAGSKNVIEVHGSLAEATCIQCYNVKPFRPLLDQFLSDGIVPRCKECGGAMKPNVILTGEQLPVRAMLAAQQAIRRSDILLVAGTSLAGGPSSTLVDNAYLRGLNLVIVNQSPTLLDQVADVIIHADVATVLPAIVKAFQGIQR, encoded by the coding sequence ATGGCGGAAGCCTCCCTAATCCAGAACGCAACGAAACTACTTGCAGAAAGCCGGGCGGCGGTCGCCTTCACAGGCGCGGGAATATCCACGCCGTCCGGCATTCCCGATTTCCGCAGTCCGAAGACAGGTCTGTGGGCGTGCCTGGAGGCTGCCGGAGCGGACGAGACGCAGGCTGGCACCATTCAGGCATTCGGACGCGACCCTCGGACCTTCTACGAGCGCATGAAGCCTCTCTTCCAGGATATGATCACTGCCGAACCAAATGCCGCCCACTACGCTTTGGCTGAACTGGAAGCCAGGGGAATCATTCAGGCTGTCATTACCCAAAACGCTGACATGCTGCACCAGCGGGCCGGTTCGAAAAACGTCATCGAAGTTCACGGCTCATTGGCTGAAGCCACATGTATACAGTGTTACAACGTCAAGCCATTTCGTCCTCTACTGGATCAATTTTTATCCGATGGCATCGTTCCGCGCTGCAAAGAATGCGGGGGAGCAATGAAGCCAAACGTCATCCTGACTGGGGAACAACTGCCAGTTCGGGCAATGCTGGCAGCCCAACAGGCAATCCGTCGTTCTGACATTTTGTTGGTTGCCGGAACATCCCTGGCAGGAGGGCCTTCTTCGACACTGGTTGATAACGCATATTTGAGAGGCTTAAATCTGGTTATCGTCAACCAATCGCCCACTTTGCTAGACCAGGTTGCTGATGTCATTATCCATGCGGATGTGGCGACTGTTCTGCCAGCGATTGTTAAAGCTTTTCAAGGAATACAAAGATGA
- a CDS encoding helix-turn-helix transcriptional regulator, translating to MYTPISNEALYILGCLSHVAMTSQQLSEYRKFTSNLEWAEVNSEGIYREIQRLQRQGLIKWIRNPGDLKRIYHITEAGRQFLRDYLLIEINSLMEQQRDFTLVVNALDVLEKSKQRQIINRRRVFVNKMISRIKKTQALLDKREKTRQLLLQYYLYRFQGQLRWLEDIIGSQGAQNDHT from the coding sequence ATGTACACACCCATCTCAAACGAAGCCTTGTATATCTTGGGATGTCTGAGCCATGTGGCGATGACATCCCAGCAGTTGTCCGAATACCGAAAATTCACATCTAATTTGGAGTGGGCAGAAGTTAATTCTGAAGGAATTTATCGCGAAATACAACGCCTGCAACGTCAGGGTCTGATCAAATGGATTCGCAATCCAGGCGATCTCAAACGTATCTATCATATTACGGAAGCAGGCCGCCAGTTTTTGAGGGATTACCTCCTCATCGAAATCAATAGTTTAATGGAACAACAACGAGACTTCACACTGGTCGTGAACGCGCTTGACGTCCTGGAAAAAAGTAAACAACGTCAGATTATCAACAGGCGTCGAGTGTTTGTAAATAAAATGATTAGCAGGATAAAAAAGACGCAGGCTTTATTGGATAAAAGGGAAAAAACCCGCCAACTCTTACTTCAGTATTATCTTTATCGCTTTCAAGGTCAACTCAGGTGGCTGGAGGATATTATCGGCTCACAGGGAGCACAAAATGATCATACATAA